A window from Spartinivicinus poritis encodes these proteins:
- a CDS encoding RNA polymerase sigma factor FliA — MVSNEAGLYSKSGQQFNQQLIEQYAGLVKRIAHHLAARLPSQVQLDDLLQAGMIGLLEAAKKYDGSKGATFETYAGIRIRGAMLDEIRKGDWVPRSVHRNSRRITEAISGLEARLGRDAKDGEIAEELGLSLTEYHQLLSDTASSRLFSFEELLSSHDGRHTWLADQQQSSPPTKHQTEQFKKALAKAIATLPEREQLLLSLYYDEELNLKEIGMVLGVSESRVSQLHSQAAARLRARLQDWAVE; from the coding sequence ATGGTGTCGAATGAAGCAGGTTTGTATTCTAAGTCGGGACAGCAATTTAACCAGCAATTAATTGAGCAATATGCCGGTTTGGTGAAACGAATCGCCCATCATTTAGCTGCACGGTTGCCTTCTCAGGTGCAATTAGATGATTTATTACAAGCCGGTATGATAGGCCTGTTAGAGGCTGCTAAAAAGTATGATGGGAGTAAAGGTGCTACGTTTGAAACCTATGCAGGTATTCGCATTCGTGGCGCGATGCTTGATGAAATTCGCAAAGGGGATTGGGTACCGCGCTCGGTACATCGCAATAGTCGGCGGATTACCGAAGCAATCAGTGGGCTTGAAGCCAGGCTTGGACGCGACGCCAAAGATGGAGAAATTGCAGAAGAATTAGGATTGAGCTTAACTGAATACCATCAGCTGTTAAGTGATACAGCCTCAAGCCGGTTATTTAGCTTTGAAGAATTACTGAGTAGCCATGATGGACGGCACACTTGGTTAGCGGATCAACAACAATCATCACCGCCAACCAAACACCAAACTGAGCAATTTAAAAAAGCACTGGCTAAAGCCATTGCCACACTACCGGAACGAGAGCAGTTATTGCTCTCACTCTATTATGACGAAGAGCTTAACCTCAAGGAAATTGGCATGGTATTGGGGGTGAGTGAGTCACGCGTAAGTCAGCTTCACAGTCAAGCGGCTGCTCGGCTTCGAGCGCGTCTGCAAGACTGGGCAGTTGAATAG